The Actinosynnema mirum DSM 43827 genomic interval CCCGGTGGGCAGCAGCCCGCGCACCCGGTCCCGGCCCTCGGCGTGGGTGTAGCCGTCGAACAGCATGGCGTTGCCCGCGAAGATCCGGCCGGTCCCGCCTGGGGGAACGGGGTCGCCGTGCTCGTCGAGGATCTCCAGGACGGTGCCGGGCGGTGGCTTCCCGGCGGTGGTCGGGTGCGCGGCCAGCTCGTCCGGGCGGGCGACGGTGACCCAGGAGACCTCGGTGGAGCCGTAGAGGTTGTGCAGCGCGGGGCCGGTGCGGCGCAGGCAGTCCCGGACCACGCGCGGCGGCAGCGCGGAACCGCTGGACGCGATCACCCTGGGGGAGGGGAGGGGGTCGTTCACCTCCAGGAGGCGCTGGAGCTGGACGGGGACGGTGAACAGGGCGTCGCACCCGCGCAGGTCCTCGGCCAGGGCTTCGGGGGTCGGGTGGCGGCGCAGGACGAGCGTGCCGCCGAGCACGAGGGCGAGCTGGAACGCGGCGAAGCCCCAGGTGTGGAACAGCGGGGCGGGGATCGCGCAGACGTCGCCGTGCCGCAGGGGGATGCGCGAGAACAGCGCCGCGGCGGGCGCGAGACTCGGCGGCTCGGGGCGACGGGCGCCCTTCGCGGGACCCGAGGTGCCGGAGGTGAGCACGATGACGTGACTGCGGCTCGTGCGGGCGGGGAGGGGTGTGGGGGTGGCGCGGAGGTCGTCGAGGGTGGTGCGGGGGTGGCTGCCGGTTCCGCCGGGCAGGCAGGCTGACGCCGCCGCTTCACCGACCTCCGCACGCCCGCCCACGTGCCCGGCTCGCGCACTTCCGCACGCCTGCTCGGCCTGCGCATTTCTGCCCACGTTCTCACCGTCATCCGGCCAGGCCGTGACGCGGATGATCCCGCTGGGCGCGTCGCGCAGCGCTCCGTCGAACTCGGCGTCGGCGACCAGTGCCACCGGCTCCTGCTCCCGCAGCACCGCCACGAGCCGCGCCGGGCTCAACCCGCTGTTGAGCAGGACCACGTCGGCACCGAGCTTCGCGCACGCCGTGACGGTCTCCACGAACCCCCGGTGGTTGCGGCACAG includes:
- a CDS encoding AMP-binding protein, whose amino-acid sequence is MGTYSAARALATLVRAGVVRPMRPDRLLGVLGAYLRWRVTLPFGYATGAARHPDRTALVDDLGALTYAEVDLRTTRLAAGLAALGVRGDQRVAVLCRNHRGFVETVTACAKLGADVVLLNSGLSPARLVAVLREQEPVALVADAEFDGALRDAPSGIIRVTAWPDDGENVGRNAQAEQACGSARAGHVGGRAEVGEAAASACLPGGTGSHPRTTLDDLRATPTPLPARTSRSHVIVLTSGTSGPAKGARRPEPPSLAPAAALFSRIPLRHGDVCAIPAPLFHTWGFAAFQLALVLGGTLVLRRHPTPEALAEDLRGCDALFTVPVQLQRLLEVNDPLPSPRVIASSGSALPPRVVRDCLRRTGPALHNLYGSTEVSWVTVARPDELAAHPTTAGKPPPGTVLEILDEHGDPVPPGGTGRIFAGNAMLFDGYTHAEGRDRVRGLLPTGDLGRVVDGLLFVVGRDDEMVVSGGENVHPSAVEDVISAMPGVREVAVVGVPDERFGQRLVAHVVKDDDGPDEEAVLARVRAELARFAVPRAVVFRPELPRNATGKVLKRELGA